In Halobaculum limi, one DNA window encodes the following:
- a CDS encoding GNAT family N-acetyltransferase: MTDRDADTAADHEFTVRRARESDVDHVVRFTQDTWGDRHGDYLPDVFGRWVETDDDEQYTMVIDVDDGDDVAGVMQCVLLSETEAWAQGMRVNPAYRGNDLSPLLSREGFRWAREQGAVVSRNMVFSWNVAGLGQSRTVGFDPATEFRWLQPDPDGDADPDLVVTDDADAAWAYWTRSDARDHLAGLAIDGGESWACSELTRADLQRAADRDGLFVVVDGGTRGFTSLAYTYDRENEDGVEETWGVYHVAAWADTEALRALSEAVARDAAARGIDNTRILIPETAHHVSDAAAVRTPVSDQPDFVMAADLTDDSLF; this comes from the coding sequence ATGACCGACCGCGACGCCGACACCGCCGCCGACCACGAGTTCACCGTCCGGCGGGCGCGCGAGTCGGACGTCGACCACGTCGTCCGGTTCACGCAGGACACGTGGGGCGACCGTCACGGCGACTACCTCCCCGACGTGTTCGGCCGTTGGGTCGAGACCGACGACGACGAGCAGTACACGATGGTCATCGACGTCGACGACGGCGACGACGTGGCCGGCGTGATGCAGTGTGTCCTGCTCTCGGAGACGGAAGCGTGGGCACAGGGGATGCGCGTCAACCCCGCCTACCGCGGCAACGACCTCTCGCCGCTGCTCTCGCGCGAGGGATTCCGCTGGGCACGCGAACAGGGCGCGGTCGTCTCGCGCAACATGGTGTTCTCGTGGAACGTCGCCGGTCTCGGGCAGTCCCGGACGGTCGGCTTCGACCCCGCGACGGAGTTCCGTTGGCTCCAACCGGACCCGGACGGAGACGCCGACCCGGACCTCGTCGTCACCGACGACGCAGACGCCGCGTGGGCCTACTGGACGCGGAGTGACGCCCGCGACCACCTCGCGGGCCTCGCGATAGACGGTGGCGAGTCGTGGGCGTGTTCGGAACTCACCCGCGCGGACCTCCAGCGTGCCGCCGACCGCGACGGATTGTTCGTCGTCGTCGACGGCGGCACGCGCGGGTTCACCTCGCTGGCGTACACCTACGACCGCGAGAACGAGGACGGCGTCGAGGAGACGTGGGGCGTCTACCACGTCGCCGCGTGGGCCGACACCGAGGCGCTTCGGGCCCTGTCCGAGGCGGTCGCCCGCGACGCCGCCGCCCGCGGCATCGACAACACGCGCATCCTGATACCGGAGACTGCGCACCACGTTTCCGACGCCGCCGCGGTCCGAACGCCCGTCTCCGACCAACCGGACTTCGTGATGGCCGCCGACCTCACCGACGACTCGCTGTTCTGA
- the gatD gene encoding Glu-tRNA(Gln) amidotransferase subunit GatD — protein MTPSPGDRVRVDHAGVTDEGVLMPSSDEANLVLKLDGGYNVGVDRADASVEVLERAARTVGDEDGQDDDAASAVAFDDDLPTIALISTGGTIASTVDYRTGAVTARFDAEDVLRAVPDLAGRANYRGRVVANILSENMDPTVWRDLAEAVHEEIEAGADGVVVMHGTDTMQYSASALSYMLDTPVPIVFTGSQRSADRPSSDNVMNAVAAVEAAKSDCSEVLVCMHGTPSDDYCALHRGTRVRKNHTSRRDAFQTVGAKPVGRVTYGPEESDIAVEFDKPRARRGDADLALAPDLAEDVELIKFTPGMDPAALEYLDGKAGVVIEGTGLGHVHTDLIPRFEELVDDGTTVVMTSQCLEGRVCDRVYDTGRDLLDAGVVEAGDTLPGTAKVKLMWALANTADPDDAMGRDLAGELTEESKPWV, from the coding sequence ATGACCCCGAGCCCCGGAGACCGCGTCCGCGTCGACCACGCGGGCGTCACCGACGAGGGCGTGTTGATGCCGTCGAGCGACGAGGCCAACCTTGTCCTCAAACTCGACGGCGGCTACAACGTCGGCGTCGACCGCGCAGACGCGAGCGTCGAGGTGCTCGAACGCGCCGCCCGAACCGTCGGTGACGAAGACGGCCAGGACGACGACGCTGCCTCAGCGGTCGCGTTCGACGACGACCTCCCGACCATCGCGCTCATCTCGACTGGCGGCACCATCGCCTCCACCGTCGACTACCGCACCGGCGCTGTCACTGCCCGCTTCGACGCGGAGGACGTCCTGCGCGCCGTCCCGGACCTGGCGGGCCGCGCGAACTACCGCGGGCGCGTCGTCGCCAACATCCTCTCGGAGAATATGGACCCGACCGTCTGGCGCGACCTCGCCGAGGCCGTCCACGAAGAGATCGAAGCGGGCGCGGACGGCGTCGTCGTGATGCACGGCACCGACACGATGCAGTACTCCGCGTCGGCGCTGTCGTATATGCTCGACACGCCGGTCCCTATCGTGTTCACGGGGAGTCAGCGCTCTGCCGACCGTCCCTCCTCGGATAACGTGATGAACGCCGTCGCCGCCGTCGAAGCCGCGAAGTCGGACTGCTCGGAGGTGCTCGTCTGTATGCACGGGACGCCCTCCGACGACTACTGTGCGCTCCACCGCGGCACGCGCGTCCGCAAGAACCACACTTCGCGGCGCGACGCCTTCCAGACCGTCGGTGCAAAGCCAGTCGGGCGCGTCACCTACGGCCCCGAGGAGTCCGACATCGCCGTGGAGTTCGACAAGCCCCGCGCCCGTCGCGGCGACGCAGACCTCGCACTCGCCCCGGACCTCGCGGAGGACGTCGAACTGATCAAGTTCACGCCCGGGATGGACCCGGCGGCGCTCGAGTACCTCGACGGGAAAGCCGGCGTCGTCATCGAGGGGACCGGCCTCGGGCACGTCCACACCGACCTCATCCCGCGCTTCGAGGAGTTGGTCGACGACGGCACGACCGTCGTGATGACGAGTCAGTGTCTGGAGGGGCGCGTCTGCGACCGCGTGTACGACACCGGCCGTGACCTCCTCGACGCGGGCGTCGTCGAGGCGGGCGACACGCTCCCCGGCACGGCGAAGGTGAAGTTGATGTGGGCGCTCGCGAACACCGCCGACCCCGACGACGCGATGGGTCGTGACCTCGCGGGCGAACTCACCGAGGAGTCGAAGCCCTGGGTATGA
- a CDS encoding ArsR/SmtB family transcription factor → MDSAVLLDLLGNENRRRILRLLSHKPCYVTEISEYLGVSPKAVIDHLRKLEDAGLIESHTDDRRRKYFHIARDVRLEVNVSRHGFGAKSAYPANPELDIQGRCPHMQMDLDARVGTADGADGADESGGEASQLAAEFDRLQDLENELSLAQRWVHGRITNLLDRVNDRLGIDADSRFYAKLLAAVRSTDGTTGAVTREVNADHEAVRDGLSRLAEADLLVRDGDRWRLPD, encoded by the coding sequence ATGGACTCCGCGGTACTGCTCGATCTCCTCGGCAACGAGAACCGACGGCGGATACTCCGCCTGCTCTCACACAAGCCGTGTTACGTGACCGAGATCAGTGAGTACCTCGGCGTGTCGCCCAAGGCCGTCATCGACCACCTCCGCAAACTGGAGGACGCTGGTCTCATCGAGAGCCACACCGACGACCGGCGGCGCAAGTACTTCCACATCGCCCGCGACGTTCGCCTCGAAGTGAACGTCTCTCGCCACGGGTTCGGGGCGAAGTCCGCGTACCCCGCGAATCCCGAACTCGACATCCAGGGTCGCTGCCCGCATATGCAGATGGACCTGGACGCCCGCGTCGGCACCGCGGACGGCGCAGACGGTGCTGACGAGTCGGGCGGGGAAGCGAGCCAACTGGCCGCCGAGTTCGACCGGTTACAAGACTTAGAGAACGAACTCTCACTCGCCCAGCGATGGGTCCACGGGCGGATCACGAATCTGCTCGACCGCGTGAACGACCGTCTCGGCATCGACGCCGACTCCCGATTCTACGCGAAACTGCTCGCGGCGGTCAGGTCGACAGACGGCACGACGGGAGCGGTCACCCGTGAAGTGAACGCCGACCACGAGGCCGTGCGAGATGGACTCAGTCGACTCGCGGAGGCCGACCTACTCGTTCGAGACGGCGACCGCTGGCGGCTTCCAGACTGA
- a CDS encoding DUF1405 domain-containing protein, with translation MPDATRNPLPESLAEFYLTTPYTLALLLVANGLAFLVGVRYYVETMPAVATWLWPLYGDSPTAIAFGTLVLAAMVPFAGRRLSSVPRSTLLAALTTLAVVWLVKMGLWTFVALNVPFVRPDLPLDLYVGFDADSLWAYWGILLTHAAFLAQALLIARVGYTNRRLLAGALVLALVNDVFDYGFVVGLPLANYPPVRYDPGILLAAGSVVATFVAVGVAAAVLPSGDDGGR, from the coding sequence GTGCCCGACGCGACGCGTAATCCGCTGCCCGAGTCGCTCGCGGAGTTCTACCTCACGACGCCGTACACGCTCGCGCTTCTCCTCGTCGCGAACGGTCTCGCCTTCCTCGTCGGCGTCCGCTACTACGTCGAGACGATGCCCGCGGTGGCGACGTGGCTGTGGCCGCTGTACGGCGACTCGCCGACGGCCATCGCGTTCGGGACGCTCGTGCTCGCGGCGATGGTGCCGTTCGCGGGGCGTCGACTGTCGAGCGTTCCGCGGTCGACGTTGCTAGCCGCGCTGACGACGCTCGCGGTCGTCTGGTTGGTGAAGATGGGGCTGTGGACGTTCGTCGCGCTGAACGTCCCGTTCGTCCGCCCTGATCTCCCGCTGGATCTGTACGTCGGCTTCGATGCCGATTCCCTGTGGGCCTACTGGGGCATCCTCCTCACCCACGCGGCGTTTCTGGCGCAGGCGCTACTGATCGCTCGCGTCGGCTACACGAACCGTCGACTGCTCGCGGGGGCGTTGGTCCTCGCACTCGTGAACGACGTGTTCGACTACGGCTTCGTCGTTGGACTTCCGCTGGCGAACTACCCGCCCGTCCGGTACGACCCTGGAATTCTCCTCGCGGCGGGCAGCGTGGTGGCGACGTTCGTCGCCGTCGGCGTCGCGGCGGCCGTGTTGCCGTCGGGCGATGACGGCGGTCGGTGA
- a CDS encoding DUF1405 domain-containing protein yields MSLLADLTSDDGLPDRPDLPWYVAPLPRAVENFGLNVAALIVAVNLVGTAFGFWYYGFHPLPLSDPLITWQLAGTPPVMWAFVPDSPVATLFIALALGLWLLGRPNEYVNTLAFFGCWKLGLWTPFVLGAFADGFLATTALPMYLFLFGSHLAMTVEGFLLYRISDFPVRAVAVALAWYGLNDVVDYFIPIVGTPHHTLMPGQALLESGVGFTHPSPTHEIAAAGAVVLTLTATFLVLVTRVKKFEVGALPRDETDN; encoded by the coding sequence ATGAGTCTCCTCGCCGATCTCACGTCCGACGATGGCCTCCCCGACCGGCCCGACCTCCCGTGGTACGTCGCGCCGCTCCCGAGGGCCGTCGAGAATTTCGGACTCAACGTTGCCGCCCTCATCGTCGCCGTCAACCTCGTCGGCACCGCCTTCGGCTTCTGGTACTACGGCTTCCACCCGTTGCCGCTGTCGGATCCGCTGATCACGTGGCAGTTGGCCGGGACGCCGCCCGTGATGTGGGCGTTCGTCCCCGACTCGCCGGTGGCGACGCTGTTCATCGCACTCGCACTCGGCCTGTGGCTACTCGGCCGCCCCAACGAGTACGTGAACACCCTCGCCTTCTTCGGCTGTTGGAAACTAGGGCTGTGGACGCCGTTCGTCCTCGGTGCGTTCGCCGACGGCTTCCTCGCGACGACGGCGCTCCCGATGTACCTGTTCCTGTTCGGCTCGCACCTCGCGATGACCGTCGAGGGCTTTCTGCTCTACCGCATCTCCGACTTCCCGGTTCGCGCGGTCGCCGTCGCGTTGGCGTGGTACGGTCTCAACGACGTGGTCGACTACTTCATCCCCATCGTCGGCACGCCCCACCACACGCTGATGCCGGGCCAGGCGTTGCTGGAGTCGGGCGTCGGCTTCACGCACCCCTCGCCGACCCACGAAATCGCCGCCGCCGGCGCGGTCGTCCTCACGCTGACCGCGACGTTCCTCGTCCTCGTGACGCGGGTGAAGAAGTTCGAAGTCGGCGCGCTACCGCGCGACGAGACGGACAACTGA